In the genome of Deinococcus yavapaiensis KR-236, the window CTTTCACTCGAATGTCCGCGTCGTACGTTTTCCATGGTTCCATGCCCCTCGCGGTTCTGCTCGGCAACGTCGCACGAAGGGGCAACTTCAGGGCAAGCCATCCTGCGCGAGGGGCGACGGGACCGACGTCAGTCGGGACGCATCCGAATGACCTCTTTGCCGTTCGCTTTGTCTTCCTCGGCGTACGCGATGGCCTGTGGCGTCTGTTCGAACGGAAAGCCGCGGTCAACGTGCGGGCGAATCGTTCCGTCATCCAGAAGTGGATTCAGGCGTTCGAGTTGCAGGCCGTTTGCCCGCATCAACCAGTACCGATACCGCGCCCGTTCGTCTGGCCGCCGTGGGCGGTTTCGCTCCCATCGCCGCCAAGACGGGCAGCAGCGGGAAATCGACTCGCCGGTGTCGAGCCGGTGCCACGTCCGGCCCGTCCGCGATGGACACCACCGTGCCGCCGCGCTTCATAGTCTGGAAGCTGCGGGGCAGATTCTCCATGCCCAAGGAATCCAGCACGGCGTCGATGTCGTGCGCTTCGCCCTCGAAGCGCCGCGTTTTACGGTCGATCACCGTGCTCGCGCTCAGCTTCCGGACGAACTCGATGTTTCCCGTGCTGACCGTGGTGGTCACTTGCAAGCCCAGGTGTATTGCCAACTCGATGGCCGCGCTGCCACCGCGCCGGCTCCGCCGTGAATCAGCACCGACTGTCCACGTTTCAGCTTTCCCGCCTCGGTCAGCAGTGCCAGGGGCAGGGAGGCCCCTCGACATGCGTGAGCGAGGCGGGCTTGTGCGCGACCGCCTATTCGTGGGTGACGGTCTCCAGCGCGAACGTTCCGAGGCGATGATCTCGAACGCGCGTGTACACCGCGTCGCGCGGCTTGAATCGCCGAACTGCTGGGCTTACCTCCATCACCACGCCCACTACGCCCAAGGCGTCATTGCCCAGCACCCGGGCGAAGCGGTAGGGCAGCAGCACCTTGAGGGCGCCGTCACGGCTACGCCAGTCGACGCTGGCCGCGTGAACCTGGAGGTGGACGTCGTGCGGGCCGAGATCGTGAGCGGAGACCCGACCGCGCTTCAGAACGTTCGGGCCGCCGTACTTGCGGATGAAGAACGCATCGATCATGAAGGACGCCCCCGGTGGATTGGAAAGAAGTGGAAGTCATCGCCGGGCATCTGGCCACACCTCGCAGTCAAGCGTCTGCTTTGAGTCGCTGGGGTCGCGTATCCACGGACAGGCACAGCGCGGCTGTGACCACGCACAGCGCGACTTCCCAGCCGAAGACCGTCCTGAAATCGGCGAGTTGCGCCGC includes:
- a CDS encoding zinc-binding dehydrogenase, with protein sequence MSRGLPAPGTADRGGKAETWTVGADSRRSRRGGSAAIELAIHLGLQVTTTVSTGNIEFVRKLSASTVIDRKTRRFEGEAHDIDAVLDSLGMENLPRSFQTMKRGGTVVSIADGPDVAPARHRRVDFPLLPVLAAMGAKPPTAARRTGAVSVLVDAGKRPATRTPESTSG
- a CDS encoding zinc-binding dehydrogenase gives rise to the protein MRANGLQLERLNPLLDDGTIRPHVDRGFPFEQTPQAIAYAEEDKANGKEVIRMRPD